A window of the Armatimonadota bacterium genome harbors these coding sequences:
- a CDS encoding insulinase family protein, whose amino-acid sequence MNRLHILTLALLLLVAPAWADDVSVTTLPSGLKVIVREGNSTDLAALDIWVRAGAVNELPEKCGTAHFIEHMIFKATDRYGPGQLDREIEGVGADLNAGTTHDYAHFYTTVPSDALPTALNALADAVVNAVFREEEVEKERRVILDELARSEADPFQYALDRVAGLLYLNHPYGRPQVGSRATIARITRDDLVAFHRAYFTPANTTVVIAGRVRSADVVALVERAFAGFDRPSSPRVSHPEQSLDAPRIQSLPHRSAQAHVAVAFRAPGIADFREVCVMDVIEIVLGGTAHGRIADALVREGVPFTKIRTDYVTRRDPSFLAVIAAVEPEYAEKARAAIVSEIRRPGVTEDEVSYARRLIEGRYLFEQETLAGQARALGFYETIASCDLALKYVPTVRAITVGDVESVAAKCFASESYAAVTLVSEASE is encoded by the coding sequence ATGAACCGACTTCATATCCTGACCCTCGCACTGCTCTTGCTCGTCGCTCCAGCATGGGCCGATGACGTTTCCGTCACGACTCTCCCGAGCGGCCTGAAGGTGATCGTCCGGGAGGGGAACTCCACCGACCTCGCCGCGCTCGACATCTGGGTCCGCGCCGGAGCGGTCAACGAGCTGCCGGAGAAGTGCGGAACCGCCCACTTCATCGAGCACATGATCTTCAAGGCGACCGACAGGTACGGCCCCGGGCAGCTCGATCGCGAGATCGAGGGCGTTGGCGCGGATCTCAATGCCGGTACTACGCATGACTACGCCCACTTCTACACTACCGTTCCGAGCGACGCGCTCCCGACGGCGCTGAACGCCCTGGCAGATGCCGTCGTCAACGCGGTGTTCCGCGAGGAGGAGGTCGAGAAGGAACGCCGCGTCATACTCGACGAGCTTGCGCGGAGCGAAGCCGATCCCTTCCAGTATGCTCTCGATCGCGTCGCGGGGCTGCTGTACTTGAACCATCCCTACGGGCGCCCGCAGGTCGGCTCGCGGGCGACGATCGCCCGGATCACCCGGGATGACCTCGTGGCTTTCCACCGCGCATACTTCACCCCGGCGAACACTACGGTCGTCATCGCCGGGAGAGTCCGCTCGGCCGACGTCGTCGCCTTGGTCGAGAGGGCCTTCGCCGGTTTCGATCGCCCATCGTCGCCCAGGGTATCGCATCCGGAGCAGAGCCTCGATGCTCCCCGAATCCAGTCGCTCCCGCACAGGTCCGCGCAGGCCCACGTCGCGGTCGCATTCCGCGCCCCGGGGATCGCCGATTTCAGGGAGGTCTGCGTGATGGACGTGATCGAGATCGTCCTCGGGGGCACCGCGCACGGCCGCATCGCCGACGCCCTCGTGCGCGAGGGTGTCCCGTTCACGAAGATCAGGACCGACTACGTCACTCGCCGCGATCCGAGTTTCCTTGCGGTGATCGCGGCTGTCGAACCTGAGTATGCCGAGAAGGCACGTGCCGCGATCGTCAGCGAGATCAGACGGCCCGGAGTCACAGAGGACGAAGTATCCTATGCGAGGCGGCTCATAGAGGGACGCTATCTTTTCGAGCAGGAGACCCTCGCTGGGCAGGCGCGCGCCCTCGGCTTCTACGAGACGATCGCATCCTGCGACCTTGCGCTGAAGTACGTTCCGACCGTCAGGGCCATCACCGTCGGTGATGTCGAGTCAGTGGCCGCCAAGTGCTTTGCCTCCGAGAGCTACGCTGCGGTTACCCTTGTGTCGGAGGCGTCGGAATGA
- a CDS encoding SpoIID/LytB domain-containing protein: MTARRPEIHRKTMPSLLRLPLLAVLLTLAASPSVPAASTIPETIRVGLGSCVGHPTSITLKANEPMIATDMDTKAVVAEIETGKEITLRLSGKLLELETPVTAPLSYAPDQTETSDASDGPQPACEEPAEVPSAPPTFKGPIRIASRTAEGIIEIVSPKLRYRHYRESLEVLGGSRITVVNELSVEHYVCGAAPTEIPASFHPEAQKALVVAARTYAVRSLDRHKAEGFNICDTIHCQGFAGVDREAEWVRRIVEATRGEIITYRGEPIFACYSADCGGMTQNSEDSGMIKAPYLRSVSDSISGEPSLVVNTRPATQTLEPSDQSDLPDASDIEQPGACPAPPMTEFEKPADGDYCRACPAHTWTRTYSAADLERVFNRSSSTKVGKLISMEFAEYDCSGRVTTIIIKGEDGEKRITGSRFRDLFGLSTIMSTRMALTVTSEGNYVIEGRGYGHGVGLCQWGANGLAKSDPKWTYIEILRHYYTDIEIKVLGEQ, from the coding sequence TTGACCGCGCGGCGTCCCGAGATTCACCGGAAGACAATGCCCTCACTCCTGCGGCTTCCCCTGCTCGCAGTTCTTTTGACGCTTGCCGCCTCACCATCTGTTCCCGCCGCTTCGACCATTCCCGAGACTATTCGTGTCGGTCTGGGATCGTGCGTGGGGCACCCGACCTCGATCACGCTGAAGGCCAACGAGCCGATGATCGCCACCGACATGGACACGAAGGCGGTAGTCGCGGAGATCGAGACCGGGAAGGAGATCACTCTACGGCTGAGCGGGAAGCTGCTCGAGTTGGAGACGCCCGTTACTGCGCCGTTATCGTATGCGCCGGACCAGACGGAGACGTCGGACGCGTCAGACGGACCACAGCCTGCCTGCGAGGAACCCGCCGAAGTACCCTCTGCCCCACCTACCTTCAAGGGCCCGATCAGGATCGCCTCCCGGACGGCTGAGGGCATCATCGAGATCGTCTCTCCGAAGCTTCGGTACAGGCACTACCGGGAATCGCTCGAAGTTCTCGGCGGATCGAGGATCACGGTCGTCAATGAGTTGAGCGTCGAGCATTACGTCTGCGGCGCCGCACCGACTGAAATCCCCGCGAGTTTCCATCCAGAAGCCCAGAAGGCGCTCGTCGTCGCGGCGCGGACGTACGCCGTTCGAAGTCTGGATCGGCACAAGGCAGAGGGTTTCAACATATGCGACACGATCCACTGCCAGGGTTTCGCGGGCGTGGATCGGGAAGCCGAGTGGGTGCGCAGAATCGTGGAAGCCACCCGCGGAGAGATCATCACCTACAGAGGCGAGCCGATCTTCGCGTGCTATTCGGCCGACTGCGGCGGGATGACGCAGAACAGCGAAGACTCGGGGATGATCAAGGCGCCGTACCTGCGGTCGGTGTCGGACAGCATCAGCGGAGAACCGAGTCTGGTAGTGAACACGCGGCCCGCAACGCAGACCCTTGAGCCGTCCGACCAGTCTGACTTGCCCGACGCGTCGGACATCGAACAACCCGGAGCCTGCCCCGCACCGCCGATGACCGAGTTCGAGAAGCCGGCGGACGGCGACTACTGCCGAGCGTGCCCGGCGCACACATGGACGCGAACCTACTCCGCCGCCGATCTGGAGAGGGTCTTCAACCGGTCGTCGAGTACGAAGGTCGGGAAGCTGATCTCGATGGAGTTCGCGGAGTACGACTGCTCGGGACGCGTGACGACGATCATCATCAAGGGCGAGGACGGCGAGAAGCGGATCACCGGTTCGCGTTTCCGAGACCTGTTCGGCCTGAGCACGATCATGAGCACGCGGATGGCGCTCACCGTAACCTCCGAGGGCAACTACGTCATCGAGGGCCGTGGATACGGGCACGGCGTCGGGCTCTGTCAGTGGGGCGCGAACGGCCTTGCGAAGTCGGACCCGAAGTGGACCTACATCGAGATCCTCAGGCACTATTACACGGACATCGAGATCAAGGTCCTCGGGGAGCAGTGA
- a CDS encoding archease, protein MRQRFEPLEHTADKGIRAYGSSLDELFENAAFGMFSLMADLEKYTPVESREIEVEAPEVESLLRTWLAELLYQFEVDRLLFVDFRVEGVVDAKLKAVARGLPFSDDIEWLGPSVKAVTLHDLCVRRMDERWEAQVIFDV, encoded by the coding sequence ATGCGGCAACGTTTCGAGCCGCTGGAACATACGGCCGACAAGGGAATACGCGCATACGGGTCGAGCCTCGACGAGCTCTTCGAGAACGCCGCATTCGGCATGTTCTCCCTCATGGCCGATCTGGAGAAGTACACGCCGGTCGAGTCTCGTGAGATCGAGGTCGAGGCGCCGGAAGTCGAATCGCTGCTTCGAACCTGGCTCGCGGAATTGCTCTATCAGTTCGAAGTGGATAGGCTGTTGTTTGTTGACTTTCGGGTGGAGGGCGTTGTAGACGCCAAGCTCAAGGCAGTCGCGCGCGGCCTGCCGTTCAGCGATGATATCGAGTGGCTCGGCCCGTCGGTCAAGGCGGTTACGCTTCACGATCTCTGTGTGCGCCGAATGGATGAGCGGTGGGAAGCGCAAGTAATCTTCGACGTGTGA
- the lexA gene encoding transcriptional repressor LexA, with product MTKQMTPRQRQILQFILQHIDLKGYPPTVREIGEAVNLSSSSTVHAHLRSLEESGIIRRDAVLTRAIKLLPGLESKAKPRQVVNLPIVGRVAAGKPTLAAEDIHETYPLPADFLAGGEGFMLQVQGESMIEDGIRDGDFVIVRRQPVADNGDCIVAMIDNEATVKRFYRENGHIRLQPANSSMEPIIVEDAAIIGKVVGLVRKM from the coding sequence ATGACGAAACAGATGACACCGAGACAGCGGCAGATCCTGCAGTTCATCCTGCAGCACATTGACCTCAAGGGCTACCCGCCGACGGTCCGGGAGATCGGAGAGGCGGTCAACCTCAGCTCGAGTTCGACCGTCCACGCCCACCTGCGAAGCCTCGAGGAGTCCGGCATCATCAGGCGCGATGCGGTCCTCACTCGCGCGATCAAGCTGCTCCCGGGCCTGGAATCCAAGGCCAAACCCCGGCAGGTGGTCAACCTCCCGATCGTCGGGCGCGTCGCCGCGGGCAAGCCGACTCTCGCCGCGGAGGACATCCACGAGACCTACCCTCTCCCGGCGGACTTCCTTGCGGGCGGCGAGGGCTTTATGCTTCAGGTACAGGGCGAGAGCATGATCGAGGACGGCATCCGCGACGGCGACTTCGTCATCGTCCGACGCCAGCCGGTTGCCGACAACGGCGACTGCATCGTGGCGATGATTGACAACGAGGCCACGGTGAAGCGCTTCTACCGCGAGAACGGGCACATCCGCCTCCAGCCCGCGAACTCGTCCATGGAGCCGATCATCGTCGAGGACGCCGCGATCATCGGCAAAGTCGTCGGCCTTGTCAGGAAGATGTAG
- a CDS encoding SRPBCC family protein, giving the protein MPRIESSVLINGDVEKTYALAKNVEAFPEFMPDVKSVTILERSGDGRNLVTEFVGIIKEFKATIKWVEEDEWDDQAKTCRFKLRKGDFKSYSGIWTFESADGGTKFTSVIDFEYDIPMLGPLLKTLVARKMQQNIDGMLAAIKKQVESG; this is encoded by the coding sequence TTGCCTAGAATCGAAAGTTCCGTGCTCATCAACGGCGATGTCGAGAAGACCTATGCCCTCGCCAAGAACGTCGAGGCGTTCCCCGAGTTCATGCCCGACGTCAAGAGCGTGACTATCCTGGAGCGTAGCGGCGACGGCAGGAATCTGGTCACGGAGTTCGTCGGGATCATCAAGGAGTTCAAGGCCACGATCAAGTGGGTCGAGGAGGACGAGTGGGACGATCAGGCGAAAACCTGCCGGTTCAAGCTCCGCAAGGGCGACTTCAAGAGCTACTCCGGCATCTGGACCTTCGAATCCGCGGACGGGGGCACGAAGTTCACGTCTGTGATTGACTTCGAGTACGACATCCCGATGCTGGGGCCGCTCCTGAAGACGCTCGTCGCCCGCAAGATGCAGCAGAACATTGACGGCATGCTCGCGGCGATCAAGAAACAAGTGGAGAGTGGATGA
- a CDS encoding insulinase family protein codes for MRRMISCLFLLAIVLLMPAYARTGVEKTILSNGLTLLVKPEPESRIAAIEVFIRVGAAREDDSNSGIGHLLAGTLLSGTEGRSPRKLSQLFSQVGGNFHAVRQWDYIEIYAVTLPEMCADAVGLLSEAVRKPSFDSAAVERAKASLLKQSRTLQDNAYQAAYYALVARMNGGGPYGGAFLGDPKVVEGVTRAQLEDFYRKKVTPGSIVISVVGNVNPTSISRVVASRFGGMDYAPQREVAATYIPRADEPPEVEADLAASYVMVGFPAPPVTDKDYPAACIANVLLGGNKSALMFTRLREGQGLGYHVGSIYPMLKEAGHIAAFVGLDSSRGPDAGQAVKDQILALASELADGRFADDDVERAKRYLIGSHALGRERTRDRARYLGIYEALGLGYRYDSEYDALVRAVSRTDLERVCRDIFSRPAAVVPVGP; via the coding sequence ATGAGGCGAATGATCTCGTGTCTGTTTTTGCTTGCGATAGTCCTCCTGATGCCCGCGTATGCCCGGACCGGCGTCGAGAAGACGATCCTGAGCAACGGCCTCACGCTCCTCGTCAAGCCCGAGCCCGAATCGCGCATCGCCGCTATCGAGGTCTTTATCCGCGTCGGCGCCGCGCGGGAGGACGACTCTAACTCGGGGATCGGCCATCTCCTCGCCGGGACGCTTCTTTCCGGGACGGAGGGCCGTTCGCCTCGCAAGCTCTCTCAACTCTTTTCTCAGGTCGGCGGCAACTTCCATGCAGTCCGGCAGTGGGACTACATCGAGATCTACGCCGTCACCCTGCCCGAGATGTGCGCCGACGCCGTCGGCCTGCTCTCTGAGGCCGTGCGGAAACCCTCGTTCGACTCCGCCGCCGTCGAGCGCGCCAAGGCATCACTCCTGAAGCAGAGCAGGACGCTGCAGGACAATGCGTACCAGGCGGCCTACTACGCTCTCGTCGCGCGGATGAACGGCGGCGGGCCGTACGGTGGGGCCTTCCTAGGCGATCCGAAGGTCGTCGAGGGTGTCACCCGTGCGCAGTTGGAGGATTTCTATCGAAAGAAGGTCACCCCGGGCAGCATCGTGATATCGGTAGTCGGCAATGTGAACCCGACGAGCATCTCCCGCGTCGTCGCCTCTCGTTTCGGCGGAATGGACTACGCGCCCCAGCGCGAGGTCGCGGCAACCTACATTCCACGAGCCGACGAACCTCCGGAGGTTGAGGCCGACCTTGCCGCGTCATACGTGATGGTCGGTTTTCCCGCTCCTCCAGTTACGGACAAGGACTATCCTGCGGCCTGCATCGCGAACGTTCTGCTCGGAGGGAACAAGAGCGCTCTGATGTTCACCAGGCTTCGCGAGGGGCAGGGGCTCGGCTATCATGTCGGCAGCATCTATCCGATGCTCAAGGAGGCGGGTCACATCGCGGCGTTCGTCGGACTCGACTCCTCGAGAGGGCCCGATGCGGGGCAGGCGGTAAAGGACCAGATCCTCGCGCTCGCCTCGGAGCTTGCAGACGGGAGGTTCGCCGACGACGATGTCGAGCGAGCGAAGAGGTATCTCATAGGCTCGCACGCCCTAGGGCGAGAACGCACCCGCGACCGCGCCCGTTACCTCGGAATCTACGAGGCCTTGGGCCTCGGGTACCGCTATGACAGCGAATACGATGCCCTGGTCCGAGCCGTATCTAGAACCGATCTCGAACGGGTCTGCCGCGACATCTTCTCCCGCCCCGCGGCTGTCGTCCCGGTGGGGCCGTAG
- the gyrA gene encoding DNA gyrase subunit A has translation MENIAREVVPVNIEDEMKRSYLGYAVSMIIARALPDVRDGLKPVQRRILMAMHDLHLTPGAHYRKSAKIAGDTSGNYHPHGEQIIYPTMVRMAQDFNARYPLIDGQGNMGSIDGDPPAAMRYTEMRMSPYAMEMLEDLDKDTVDWQPNYDQTTKEPLVLPAKLPNLLCNGSAGIAVGMATNIPPHNLSEICDATIHLVDNPDATPDDLMKYVQGPDFPTAGLILGTKGIRSAYETGRGQITMQAQTATETMENGKSAIIITELPFQVNKARLIEQIADLVKSKKIDGITDINDFSDRTGMRVVIELRRDSYPKKVLNYLLKHTALRSNFGVIMLALVDGTPRVLNLAQIIHYYVEHRKEIVTRRTRFELEKAKSRAHILEGLRIALQYLDEIIKIIRQSRTTDIARAEMMSRFGLSQVQAEAILNMQLRQLTGLERENIENEYRDLLRRIAYLEDILTDERKVREIIKQELKTLKEKLGDDRRTRIFPVEAEEIGDEDLIPEEETIVTITRDGYVKRVPIDTYRTQRRGGRGVLAANSKEEDKLEHIFIATTHHYVLFFTDKGRVYRLKAYEIPQATRQAMGTAIINLIQIESGETITATVPVKELQGEGYLVMATRLGEVKRTAIQEFHNLRANGLRAFDLEEGDELRWVRLTKGGDDAVLVTRKGMSIRFSEKNLRIASRASGGVRGITLGPGDYVVSMDIVRPACELLVVSQKGLGKRTNLDSYRAQTRGGKGIKTMAMTERGGEIVGGRVVCGEDKAIVLTSNGIAIRMKLNEVRACGRSTMGVKMINLEPGDSVASFAVVPTKEDDEEE, from the coding sequence GTGGAAAACATCGCCCGCGAAGTCGTGCCCGTAAACATCGAAGACGAGATGAAGAGATCGTACCTCGGCTATGCCGTGAGTATGATCATCGCCAGAGCCCTTCCGGACGTCCGCGACGGCCTCAAGCCCGTCCAGCGCCGAATCCTCATGGCGATGCACGACCTCCACCTCACCCCCGGCGCCCACTACCGCAAGTCCGCCAAGATCGCCGGCGACACCTCGGGAAACTACCACCCCCACGGTGAGCAGATCATCTACCCGACCATGGTCCGCATGGCGCAGGATTTCAATGCCCGATACCCGCTCATAGACGGGCAGGGCAACATGGGCTCGATAGACGGCGACCCTCCCGCGGCCATGCGTTACACGGAGATGCGGATGTCGCCTTACGCGATGGAGATGCTCGAGGACCTCGACAAGGACACCGTGGACTGGCAGCCGAACTATGACCAGACCACCAAGGAGCCGCTCGTCCTCCCCGCGAAGCTCCCCAACCTGCTGTGCAACGGTTCCGCCGGAATCGCCGTCGGCATGGCGACGAACATCCCGCCGCATAACCTCAGCGAGATATGCGACGCTACCATCCACCTGGTTGACAATCCCGATGCGACTCCGGACGACCTGATGAAGTACGTCCAGGGCCCGGATTTCCCGACCGCGGGGTTGATACTCGGCACGAAGGGCATCCGCTCGGCCTACGAGACCGGGCGCGGCCAGATCACCATGCAGGCCCAGACCGCCACCGAGACGATGGAGAACGGCAAGTCCGCCATCATCATCACCGAACTGCCGTTCCAGGTCAACAAGGCGCGCCTCATCGAGCAGATAGCCGACCTCGTCAAGAGCAAGAAGATAGACGGCATCACCGATATCAACGATTTCAGCGACCGGACCGGCATGCGCGTCGTAATCGAGCTCCGGCGCGATTCGTATCCCAAGAAGGTGCTGAACTACCTGCTGAAGCACACCGCCCTCCGCTCGAACTTCGGCGTGATCATGCTCGCGCTCGTGGACGGCACTCCGAGGGTCCTGAACCTCGCGCAGATCATCCATTACTACGTCGAGCACCGCAAGGAGATCGTCACGCGGCGCACCCGGTTCGAGCTCGAGAAGGCGAAATCCCGCGCTCACATCCTTGAGGGTCTGCGGATCGCGCTCCAGTACCTCGACGAGATCATCAAGATCATCCGCCAGTCGCGCACGACGGATATCGCCCGCGCCGAGATGATGTCCCGGTTCGGCCTCAGCCAGGTGCAGGCGGAGGCGATCCTGAACATGCAGCTCCGCCAGCTCACCGGCCTGGAGCGCGAGAACATCGAGAACGAGTACCGCGACCTTCTACGCCGGATCGCTTACCTGGAAGACATCCTGACGGACGAACGCAAGGTGCGCGAGATCATCAAGCAGGAACTGAAGACGCTCAAGGAGAAGCTCGGCGACGACCGGCGCACCCGCATCTTCCCCGTCGAGGCCGAGGAGATCGGCGACGAGGACCTCATCCCCGAGGAAGAGACGATCGTCACCATCACCCGCGACGGCTACGTCAAGCGCGTGCCGATAGACACCTACCGCACGCAGAGGCGCGGGGGCAGGGGCGTGCTCGCCGCCAACTCCAAGGAAGAGGACAAGCTGGAGCACATCTTCATCGCCACCACGCACCACTACGTCCTCTTCTTCACGGACAAGGGGCGAGTCTACCGCCTCAAAGCGTACGAGATCCCGCAGGCGACTCGCCAGGCGATGGGCACCGCGATCATCAACCTGATCCAGATCGAGTCGGGCGAGACGATCACGGCGACGGTCCCGGTCAAGGAACTGCAGGGCGAAGGATACCTCGTAATGGCGACTAGGCTGGGCGAGGTGAAGCGCACAGCCATCCAGGAGTTCCACAACCTGCGGGCGAACGGCCTCCGCGCGTTCGACCTTGAGGAGGGCGACGAACTCCGGTGGGTCCGCCTCACAAAGGGCGGTGACGACGCCGTTCTCGTGACACGAAAGGGGATGTCCATCCGGTTCTCAGAGAAGAACCTCCGCATCGCCAGCCGCGCATCCGGCGGCGTCCGGGGCATCACGCTCGGCCCCGGCGATTACGTGGTCAGCATGGACATCGTCCGCCCTGCGTGCGAGCTGCTGGTCGTATCCCAGAAGGGCCTCGGCAAGCGGACGAACCTCGATTCATACCGCGCTCAGACTCGCGGCGGCAAGGGCATCAAGACGATGGCTATGACCGAGCGGGGCGGCGAGATAGTCGGCGGGCGGGTCGTCTGCGGGGAAGACAAGGCGATCGTGCTCACCTCCAACGGCATAGCAATCCGAATGAAGCTCAACGAGGTGCGCGCATGCGGGCGCAGCACGATGGGCGTCAAGATGATCAACCTCGAGCCGGGCGACAGCGTGGCGTCGTTCGCCGTCGTCCCGACCAAGGAAGACGACGAAGAGGAGTAA
- a CDS encoding FAD-binding protein: MKKYDVIIVGAGPAGIFAALELAKIEGLKTAVIDKGSDIEDRVKASKRSLLSGWGGAGAFSDGKLTLSTEVGGQLNAYVSEDELKRLIEYVDGVYMEYGAPDRVYGTNDEEVEELARRAILADLKLIPSAIRHVGTDRWPDVLRAMRDVIRPRADIMTETSVARLIVHNNRVAGVELTSGDTIEADYVIAAPGREGADWLLEESRRLGLESIVNPVDVGVRVELPAPVLEEITGKVYEPKLVFYSRTFGDKVRTFCVCPHGEVVMEYNESVTTVNGHSYAHKKTENTNFALLVSTMFTEPFKEPITYGRYIASLSNLLSGSVIVQKLGDLKAGRRSTWSRIEGGLTVPTLKTAVPGDLSCVLPYRHMSGIIEILDAMDNLAPGVASRHTLLYGVEVKFYSSRLKLTPSLETDIENLFTIGDGAGVTRGLVQASVAGVISAREIIKRR, translated from the coding sequence ATGAAGAAGTACGATGTCATTATAGTCGGGGCCGGGCCCGCAGGTATCTTCGCCGCGCTCGAATTGGCGAAGATCGAGGGGCTGAAGACCGCCGTCATTGACAAGGGCAGCGACATCGAGGACCGGGTGAAGGCCTCGAAACGCTCCCTGCTGTCCGGTTGGGGAGGCGCGGGTGCCTTCTCCGACGGGAAGCTCACCCTCTCGACTGAGGTCGGCGGCCAACTCAACGCCTACGTTTCCGAAGACGAACTGAAACGCCTGATCGAATACGTTGACGGCGTATACATGGAATACGGGGCTCCGGACAGGGTCTACGGCACTAACGACGAAGAGGTCGAGGAACTCGCGCGCCGGGCGATCCTCGCCGATCTGAAGCTCATTCCCAGCGCCATCCGCCACGTCGGGACTGACCGGTGGCCCGACGTCCTGCGGGCGATGCGCGATGTGATTCGCCCGCGCGCGGACATCATGACGGAGACGAGCGTCGCCCGGCTGATCGTCCACAACAACCGCGTCGCCGGAGTCGAACTGACTTCGGGTGACACGATCGAGGCCGACTACGTAATCGCCGCTCCGGGGCGGGAAGGTGCTGACTGGCTGCTGGAGGAGTCTCGAAGACTCGGACTCGAGTCCATCGTGAACCCGGTGGATGTCGGCGTCCGCGTCGAGCTTCCGGCTCCCGTGCTGGAGGAGATCACCGGCAAGGTATACGAGCCGAAGCTCGTCTTCTACTCCCGCACGTTCGGCGACAAGGTGCGCACCTTCTGCGTCTGCCCGCACGGCGAGGTCGTGATGGAGTACAACGAGAGCGTCACGACGGTCAACGGGCACAGTTACGCGCACAAGAAGACCGAGAACACCAACTTCGCGCTTCTCGTCTCGACGATGTTTACCGAACCGTTCAAGGAGCCAATCACCTACGGCCGTTACATCGCATCGCTCTCCAACCTGCTCAGCGGAAGCGTGATCGTTCAGAAGCTCGGCGACCTGAAGGCCGGGCGGCGCTCGACCTGGTCGCGCATCGAAGGCGGGCTGACCGTCCCGACGCTCAAGACCGCCGTTCCCGGCGACCTGAGCTGCGTCCTGCCGTACCGCCACATGTCGGGGATCATCGAGATACTCGACGCGATGGACAACCTCGCGCCGGGAGTGGCGTCGAGGCACACGCTGCTCTATGGGGTCGAGGTGAAGTTCTACTCATCGAGGCTCAAGCTGACGCCATCGCTGGAAACCGACATCGAGAACCTGTTCACGATCGGCGACGGGGCAGGAGTCACGAGGGGCCTCGTCCAGGCATCGGTAGCGGGGGTCATATCCGCGCGTGAGATCATCAAGCGGCGGTAA
- a CDS encoding PEP-CTERM sorting domain-containing protein, which translates to MSFNVTAGEYAVYRWGFQRIDSFGLTSPDGWYATVFTRYTDWMAASGNDELPPGGTLVGCEATFPQLPTQIDYFVMQRAVPSACYGTVVPTPVPEPSSLLALGPGLAAVGWSWARRRRQ; encoded by the coding sequence ATGAGCTTCAACGTGACGGCCGGAGAATACGCCGTCTATAGGTGGGGCTTCCAGCGCATCGACTCCTTTGGTCTGACATCGCCAGACGGTTGGTACGCTACAGTATTCACGCGGTATACAGACTGGATGGCAGCATCCGGCAACGATGAGTTGCCACCCGGAGGAACCCTCGTTGGCTGTGAGGCCACATTCCCGCAGCTTCCAACGCAGATTGACTACTTTGTCATGCAGCGGGCGGTCCCCAGCGCCTGTTATGGAACGGTCGTACCAACACCAGTCCCCGAGCCGTCCTCGCTCCTGGCGCTCGGACCCGGATTGGCGGCGGTCGGTTGGTCGTGGGCTAGGCGGCGTCGGCAATAA
- a CDS encoding PEP-CTERM sorting domain-containing protein has translation MRLVAYCAVLLCYFARATMAQYPMVTANVDQSVAVTLYTYQVTNVLAEDLTGFYLYLPATSLPLIRNVTGPSSQWYVTFNTRLGLAEIRWSLMQFGNDSIRPGQSATFNFAVPVGVPTGYYRLPWETTTNWQWYGTSQHPGSTLLPVPVPEPSPVLALGVGGIGILGVALRRRVRGRA, from the coding sequence ATGCGACTTGTCGCATATTGCGCTGTTCTGCTATGCTACTTTGCTCGGGCCACGATGGCACAGTACCCCATGGTCACTGCGAACGTCGACCAATCCGTTGCAGTGACACTGTACACATATCAGGTGACAAACGTGCTTGCCGAAGACCTGACCGGTTTCTATCTCTATCTGCCGGCCACGTCGCTCCCCCTGATACGCAACGTCACTGGCCCAAGTTCACAATGGTATGTTACGTTCAACACCAGGCTCGGCTTGGCAGAAATCCGATGGTCCCTAATGCAATTCGGCAATGATTCGATACGGCCTGGCCAGTCCGCGACATTCAACTTTGCGGTGCCCGTTGGAGTTCCGACCGGATACTACCGTCTGCCTTGGGAGACTACCACCAACTGGCAGTGGTACGGTACCAGCCAACACCCAGGAAGCACTCTGCTGCCGGTTCCTGTCCCCGAACCGTCACCAGTGCTCGCGCTCGGAGTGGGTGGAATCGGCATCCTCGGGGTGGCGCTGAGGAGGCGCGTCCGCGGCCGGGCGTGA